In a single window of the Patescibacteria group bacterium genome:
- a CDS encoding zinc ribbon domain-containing protein, producing MKICIACGMPLENIEDIGIENGDEIFCKYCINEDKSIKTCEEIYDGGVNFFLATFSDLDRSLAERAVRKNMNLLPYWKNKDNECLKGDEATDVEFQMIMSRLG from the coding sequence ATGAAAATTTGTATTGCATGTGGAATGCCACTAGAAAATATTGAAGATATTGGAATAGAAAATGGAGATGAAATTTTTTGTAAGTACTGCATAAATGAAGATAAAAGCATTAAAACCTGTGAAGAAATATATGACGGTGGTGTAAATTTTTTTCTTGCAACATTTTCTGATTTAGATAGGTCTCTTGCAGAGCGTGCTGTTAGAAAAAATATGAATTTATTGCCTTATTGGAAAAATAAAGATAATGAATGTCTAAAAGGCGATGAAGCAACAGATGTTGAATTTCAAATGATAATGAGTAGACTTGGTTAA
- the ychF gene encoding redox-regulated ATPase YchF, with amino-acid sequence MSFSIGIVGLPNVGKSTLFKALTKKQVDASNYPFCTIEPNVGVVAVPDERLDKLSELNNSQKTIYTTIEFVDIAGLVKGASKGEGLGNKFLANIREVDAILQVVRRFKDENVIHVHGEVNPVSDREVINMELIFADLEILNKVLDKTNSQIKGPHDKSLDKYKELLEKIKTQLESNKLIFELGLSDEEKFSIKSLNFLTLKPMLYVYNVDEDEVNDIVNDGIIICAKIESELAELSDDDAKEYMESLGMQETGLNKLIKEAYKTLNLITYLTSGPEESRAWTIETGTKAPQAAGKIHTDFEDGFIRAEIINWQDLLDAGGEVKAKEKGLVRLEGKDYIFKDGDVTVFRFAN; translated from the coding sequence ATGTCATTTTCTATAGGAATTGTGGGCCTACCAAATGTTGGAAAATCAACACTTTTTAAGGCACTTACGAAAAAACAGGTAGATGCTTCAAATTATCCATTTTGTACCATAGAACCAAATGTAGGAGTTGTTGCCGTGCCTGATGAAAGATTGGATAAATTATCAGAATTAAACAATTCACAAAAAACAATTTATACTACAATAGAATTTGTTGATATCGCAGGACTTGTAAAGGGTGCAAGTAAGGGAGAAGGACTTGGAAATAAATTCTTGGCAAATATCAGAGAAGTTGATGCAATACTTCAAGTTGTGAGACGTTTCAAAGACGAAAATGTAATTCATGTTCATGGAGAGGTAAATCCGGTAAGTGATAGAGAAGTTATAAATATGGAACTTATTTTTGCAGATTTGGAAATATTAAACAAAGTATTAGACAAAACAAATTCTCAAATAAAAGGACCTCATGACAAATCTTTGGATAAATACAAAGAACTCCTTGAAAAAATAAAAACACAATTAGAATCAAATAAATTAATATTTGAATTGGGACTTTCTGATGAAGAAAAATTTTCTATCAAAAGTTTGAATTTTTTGACGCTCAAACCGATGCTTTATGTATACAATGTTGATGAAGATGAAGTAAATGATATTGTAAATGATGGAATAATAATTTGTGCAAAAATAGAATCAGAATTAGCGGAATTAAGTGATGATGATGCAAAAGAATATATGGAAAGTCTTGGAATGCAAGAGACTGGACTTAATAAATTAATAAAAGAAGCATACAAAACTCTAAACCTTATAACATACTTAACAAGTGGACCAGAAGAATCACGTGCTTGGACAATTGAGACTGGTACAAAAGCACCTCAAGCTGCAGGAAAAATTCATACTGATTTTGAAGATGGATTTATAAGAGCTGAAATAATAAACTGGCAAGACTTGCTCGACGCTGGCGGAGAAGTAAAAGCAAAAGAAAAAGGACTTGTAAGATTAGAAGGTAAAGATTATATATTTAAAGATGGAGATGTAACAGTTTTTAGATTTGCCAACTAA
- a CDS encoding NGG1p interacting factor NIF3 — protein MTTIKQVYDLAISLGIKNDLRGSSFVANKLKYKNEKYNKLDKEEKLEFDKEILTNPYADSRVLTNGLNKKVSRVMVGIDIDTSEILLAHELSKDKKIDLVIGHHPLGVALAGLGDVMDLQIELLHKYGIPINIAEDITKLRMNEVSRGINPINHNKVVDAAKLLNIELMNIHTPADNMVATFLDNLIKKNEKKLERVEDLLKLLKEIPEYREAIKTKVGPKLFVGSPDRYLGKIAVTEITGGTSGSKDYYEKIANAGIGTIVGMHMGEEHRKEAEKAHLNIVIAGHMSSDSIGMNLFCDELEKKDIEIIPCSGFIRYSRVKK, from the coding sequence ATGACGACAATAAAACAAGTATATGATTTAGCCATAAGTCTAGGTATTAAAAATGATTTAAGAGGTTCTAGTTTTGTGGCAAACAAATTGAAATATAAAAATGAAAAATATAATAAATTAGACAAAGAAGAAAAATTAGAATTTGATAAAGAAATACTTACAAATCCATATGCTGACTCAAGAGTTCTTACAAATGGATTAAATAAAAAAGTTAGTAGAGTAATGGTAGGAATTGATATTGATACTTCTGAAATTTTATTGGCACATGAATTATCAAAAGACAAAAAAATAGATCTTGTGATAGGTCATCATCCATTAGGCGTTGCTCTTGCGGGTCTTGGAGATGTAATGGATTTGCAAATTGAACTTTTGCATAAATATGGAATTCCAATAAATATAGCAGAAGATATTACAAAACTTCGTATGAACGAAGTAAGTCGTGGTATAAATCCTATAAATCACAACAAAGTTGTAGATGCTGCAAAGCTTCTAAATATTGAACTTATGAATATTCATACACCAGCAGATAATATGGTTGCTACTTTTTTAGATAATTTGATTAAGAAAAATGAAAAGAAATTAGAAAGAGTAGAGGATTTATTGAAATTATTAAAAGAAATTCCAGAATATCGTGAGGCAATAAAAACAAAAGTAGGACCAAAATTATTTGTAGGATCTCCTGATAGATATCTTGGAAAAATTGCTGTTACAGAAATTACGGGTGGCACAAGTGGTTCAAAAGATTATTATGAAAAAATAGCAAATGCAGGAATAGGAACAATAGTAGGAATGCATATGGGAGAAGAACATAGAAAAGAAGCTGAGAAAGCACACTTGAATATTGTAATAGCTGGACATATGTCATCAGATTCAATTGGTATGAATTTGTTTTGTGATGAATTAGAGAAAAAAGATATTGAAATAATTCCTTGTTCTGGCTTTATAAGATATTCAAGGGTTAAAAAATAG
- a CDS encoding epoxyqueuosine reductase QueH has product MKLLLHVCCAPCSAYVIQQLQKDYDVNLFYFNPNICPESEYEIRKNESQRYAKNLEIEFIENKIDHNIWLKKIEGLENEPERGRRCLVCYKYRLEETAKYAKDNGFDIFTTTLSISPHKSSEIINLVGNEISKQIGVEYLQADWKKDGGFQKSCEISKENKFYRQQYCGCEFSINPAKAG; this is encoded by the coding sequence ATGAAACTATTACTACATGTCTGTTGTGCGCCATGTTCAGCATATGTTATACAACAATTACAAAAAGATTATGATGTAAATCTTTTTTATTTTAATCCAAATATATGTCCTGAAAGCGAATATGAAATTAGAAAAAATGAATCACAAAGATATGCCAAAAATTTAGAAATTGAATTTATAGAAAATAAAATTGACCATAATATTTGGTTAAAAAAAATAGAGGGCTTAGAAAATGAACCAGAGCGAGGTAGGAGATGTCTTGTTTGTTATAAATATCGTTTGGAAGAAACTGCAAAATATGCAAAAGATAATGGTTTTGATATTTTTACAACAACTTTATCAATTAGTCCACATAAAAGTAGTGAAATTATAAATCTTGTCGGTAATGAAATTTCAAAACAAATAGGTGTTGAATATTTACAAGCTGATTGGAAAAAAGATGGGGGATTTCAAAAATCATGTGAAATTTCAAAAGAAAATAAATTTTATAGACAACAATATTGCGGGTGCGAGTTTTCAATCAATCCCGCCAAGGCGGGATAA
- the ruvB gene encoding Holliday junction branch migration DNA helicase RuvB, with translation MINEESQILSSNEREEDKTLEIALRPKNFSEYIGQENIKKNLDISIQAAKQRKEPIEHVLLYGPPGLGKTTLSYIIAREMDANIKITSGPAIEKSGDLAAILTNLEEGDVLFIDEIHRLNKVIEEILYPAMEEYALDIVIGKGPSARTLRLDLQKFTIIGATTRYDLLSAPFRDRFGLVFRLDYYKPEDINIILKNNAKKLNIDIDESGSNVIAERSRLTPRIANRLLKRVRDYAQVKGNGIITGDYAKEALSMIDVDSHGLDYIDRRILETIIDKFHGGPVGLSTISAAVGEEIGTIGEIYEPYLMRIGFLARTPRGRIVTESGYKHIGREYNENNNKLI, from the coding sequence ATGATAAATGAAGAATCACAAATTTTGAGCTCAAATGAAAGAGAAGAGGATAAGACTTTGGAAATTGCCTTGCGTCCAAAAAATTTTTCTGAGTATATTGGTCAGGAAAATATAAAGAAAAATCTTGATATTTCTATTCAAGCAGCAAAACAAAGAAAAGAACCGATTGAGCATGTTTTATTATATGGACCACCAGGACTTGGAAAAACAACTCTTTCATATATTATAGCTCGTGAGATGGATGCTAATATAAAAATTACTTCAGGCCCAGCAATAGAAAAATCAGGTGATTTGGCTGCGATACTTACAAACCTAGAAGAAGGGGATGTACTTTTTATAGATGAAATACATAGATTGAATAAAGTCATTGAAGAAATACTTTATCCTGCTATGGAAGAATATGCACTTGATATTGTAATTGGCAAAGGACCAAGCGCTAGAACCTTGCGACTTGATTTACAAAAATTTACCATAATAGGAGCTACCACGAGATATGATTTACTCTCAGCTCCATTTCGAGATAGATTTGGACTTGTTTTTCGATTGGATTATTATAAACCAGAAGATATAAATATAATTTTAAAAAATAATGCAAAAAAATTGAATATTGATATAGATGAAAGTGGATCGAATGTAATAGCAGAGCGATCACGACTTACACCTCGTATTGCAAATAGATTATTGAAAAGAGTTCGAGATTATGCACAAGTAAAAGGAAATGGAATTATAACCGGTGACTATGCAAAAGAAGCACTTTCTATGATAGATGTAGATAGCCATGGACTTGATTATATAGATAGAAGAATACTTGAGACAATTATAGATAAATTTCATGGTGGTCCAGTAGGACTTTCTACAATTTCCGCAGCAGTAGGAGAAGAAATTGGAACTATTGGAGAAATATATGAGCCATATTTGATGCGGATAGGATTTTTAGCAAGAACTCCGCGCGGAAGAATTGTAACAGAGTCAGGATACAAACATATTGGAAGAGAATATAATGAAAATAATAATAAATTAATTTAA
- the queA gene encoding tRNA preQ1(34) S-adenosylmethionine ribosyltransferase-isomerase QueA, with amino-acid sequence MKLSEFNYNLPKNLIANCPASPRDSSRLLISNYKSKKFEHHIFKDIYDILECGDILVFNNTKVFPARLFGTKESGGKMEVFLLREISRGVWSAIIGGCSKNGLKINFNKEVFCNLVEQEEGYVWKIKFNKKGKELNDFINKFGHVPIPPYIKNPDSETKLKKEYQTVYARVKGSVAAPTAGFHFTKELMNKLKKKGIIFKYVTLHVGLGTFEPVKTDRIEDHKIHSEFGILDKGTAKFLNKAKKQNKKIVVVGTTALRVLEAFSNDRGELIPQKNWINIFIYPGYKFKFVNNLITNFHLPKSTLLMLISALAGKKFVDKLYKEAIKNEYRFYSFGDAMFFRYE; translated from the coding sequence ATGAAACTTTCAGAATTCAATTACAATTTACCAAAAAATTTAATTGCTAATTGCCCTGCTTCGCCACGGGATTCTTCAAGATTATTAATTTCAAATTATAAGAGTAAAAAATTTGAACATCATATTTTTAAAGATATTTATGATATTTTGGAATGTGGTGATATTTTGGTTTTTAATAATACAAAAGTTTTTCCTGCGAGATTGTTTGGAACTAAAGAAAGCGGAGGAAAAATGGAAGTATTTTTACTTCGTGAGATTTCTAGAGGAGTTTGGAGTGCAATAATTGGAGGTTGTTCAAAAAATGGTTTGAAAATTAATTTTAACAAAGAGGTATTTTGTAATTTAGTAGAACAAGAAGAAGGTTATGTATGGAAAATAAAATTTAATAAAAAAGGAAAAGAATTAAATGATTTTATAAACAAGTTTGGTCATGTTCCAATTCCACCATATATAAAAAATCCAGATAGTGAAACAAAATTAAAAAAAGAATATCAAACAGTTTATGCGAGAGTAAAAGGCTCTGTTGCAGCGCCGACTGCAGGTTTTCATTTTACAAAAGAACTGATGAACAAATTAAAGAAAAAAGGAATTATTTTTAAGTATGTTACTCTTCATGTTGGACTTGGAACTTTTGAGCCAGTAAAGACGGATAGAATAGAAGATCACAAAATACATAGTGAATTTGGAATTTTGGATAAGGGTACTGCAAAATTTTTAAACAAAGCAAAGAAACAAAATAAAAAAATTGTTGTTGTGGGAACTACTGCACTTCGTGTGCTTGAAGCATTTAGTAATGATAGGGGAGAATTGATTCCACAAAAAAATTGGATAAATATTTTTATATATCCTGGATATAAATTCAAATTTGTAAATAATTTAATAACAAATTTTCATTTACCAAAAAGCACATTACTCATGCTTATCTCAGCACTTGCTGGAAAAAAGTTTGTTGATAAGTTGTATAAAGAGGCAATAAAAAATGAGTATAGATTTTACTCATTTGGTGATGCTATGTTTTTTAGATATGAATAA